A portion of the Oxynema aestuarii AP17 genome contains these proteins:
- the modB gene encoding molybdate ABC transporter permease subunit gives MNFDWSPLWISLRTGIVATAIATVLGIGTAHWMTTYRGKGKAVLETIAIAPLVLPPTVVGFLLLWLLGKNGPLGRWLMHWGFEVIFSWPATAIAATVVAFPLTYKMTAAAFAQLDPNWLRAARSLGASEGRIAIAVMLPLAWPGIAAGILLAFARALGEFGATLMLAGNIPGKTQTIPLAIYFAVETGNTQAARFWVTVVLGISLSAIAAVNGRSPRKRYWRQRRGRHPQIEPEIPRVEATPLPKDVRVGSPQKNPPSPRATQLEVEIEKELEEFDLNIALQSGSEPLGLLGASGSGKSMTLLCIAGLEEPTRGRIELNGRVLFDRARGIDLPARDRRVGIVFQNYALFPHLTVAENIAFGLPHDLRHPKAKRDRAVADYLGRMQLEGLENRYPEQLSGGQQQRVALARAIAARPEVLLLDEPFSALDTYLRSQLERQLVETLSDYGGVTIFVTHNLEEAYRVCQNLLVLSRGKAIAYGSKQAIFERPQTYSVAQLTGCKNFSRGRALGDGQIEALDWGCQLRAIDSIPAEFAFIGIRAHQIRFLEEWDESTTLRDRPSENLYPCWIAQTSETQHRMTLYLKLHDRPCSPQDYHLQAELFKEKWERLKDRPFPWQVYLDPLRLILMRSRSDASGVSP, from the coding sequence ATGAATTTTGACTGGTCGCCCTTGTGGATTTCCTTGCGGACTGGGATCGTCGCTACCGCGATTGCGACCGTATTGGGAATCGGAACCGCCCATTGGATGACGACCTATCGGGGTAAAGGGAAAGCCGTGCTAGAAACGATCGCGATCGCCCCTTTAGTATTACCGCCCACCGTCGTCGGCTTTTTGTTACTGTGGCTTTTGGGCAAAAATGGACCGTTGGGACGGTGGTTAATGCATTGGGGATTCGAGGTCATTTTTTCCTGGCCCGCAACGGCGATCGCCGCGACCGTCGTCGCCTTTCCTCTCACTTATAAAATGACGGCTGCTGCCTTTGCTCAACTCGATCCCAACTGGTTGCGGGCCGCGCGCAGCTTGGGAGCGTCCGAAGGGCGGATCGCGATCGCCGTCATGCTGCCCTTAGCGTGGCCCGGGATCGCCGCCGGAATCTTACTCGCCTTCGCGCGGGCGTTGGGAGAATTTGGGGCGACCTTAATGCTGGCGGGCAATATCCCCGGCAAAACCCAGACGATCCCCTTAGCGATTTACTTTGCCGTCGAAACCGGGAACACCCAAGCCGCGCGATTCTGGGTGACCGTCGTTTTAGGCATTTCCTTGAGTGCGATCGCCGCCGTCAACGGGCGATCGCCACGGAAACGATACTGGCGTCAACGGCGAGGGCGCCACCCCCAGATCGAACCCGAGATCCCCCGGGTCGAAGCGACCCCCTTGCCGAAAGACGTTCGCGTAGGCTCTCCCCAGAAGAATCCCCCGTCCCCGAGGGCGACCCAACTAGAGGTCGAGATCGAGAAAGAATTAGAAGAATTCGACTTAAACATTGCCCTACAAAGCGGGTCGGAACCCTTGGGACTGCTAGGGGCCTCCGGTTCCGGAAAAAGTATGACCCTCCTGTGTATCGCCGGACTGGAAGAACCGACCCGGGGTCGTATCGAACTCAACGGGCGGGTATTGTTCGATCGCGCGCGAGGGATCGACCTGCCCGCCCGCGATCGCCGCGTCGGGATCGTCTTTCAGAATTACGCCTTATTTCCCCATCTAACCGTCGCCGAAAACATTGCCTTCGGCTTGCCCCACGATCTCCGCCATCCCAAAGCCAAGCGCGATCGGGCCGTCGCCGACTACCTGGGACGAATGCAGCTCGAAGGCTTGGAAAACCGCTATCCCGAACAACTTTCCGGGGGACAACAACAACGGGTTGCCCTGGCGCGGGCGATCGCCGCCCGACCGGAAGTTTTACTGCTCGACGAACCCTTTTCCGCCCTCGATACCTACCTGCGCAGCCAATTAGAACGGCAGTTAGTCGAAACCTTGAGCGACTACGGCGGCGTCACGATCTTCGTCACCCACAACCTCGAAGAAGCCTATCGCGTCTGTCAAAACTTGCTCGTTTTGTCCCGGGGAAAGGCGATCGCCTACGGGAGTAAACAAGCCATTTTCGAGCGACCGCAAACCTATAGCGTCGCGCAATTAACCGGATGTAAAAACTTTTCGCGAGGACGAGCACTCGGCGACGGACAAATCGAAGCCCTCGACTGGGGATGTCAGTTGCGCGCGATCGACTCGATCCCGGCAGAATTCGCGTTTATCGGCATTCGCGCCCATCAAATTCGTTTTTTAGAAGAATGGGACGAAAGCACGACGCTACGCGATCGCCCCTCGGAAAATCTATATCCCTGTTGGATCGCCCAAACTAGCGAAACCCAACACCGGATGACCTTGTACCTGAAGCTGCACGATCGCCCGTGTAGCCCGCAAGACTACCACTTACAAGCGGAATTATTTAAAGAAAAATGGGAACGGCTCAAAGATCGTCCGTTCCCCTGGCAAGTTTATTTAGATCCGTTGCGATTGATACTGATGCGATCGCGAAGCGACGCCTCCGGCGTATCGCCGTGA
- a CDS encoding DUF3887 domain-containing protein, with the protein MKANLAVLCLAVVGVFASVPTHATPVTPTPSSVSILAQATDITDLAQEFITELAEAKYAVAVQKYDSELRESVTPQTLEAEWTDMIAKTGAFENIVNVEVDTVDSSQIAVVTCEFENTTIDILVIFNTDGNITAFNYPDEI; encoded by the coding sequence ATGAAAGCCAATCTCGCCGTTTTATGCCTTGCCGTCGTCGGTGTATTTGCTAGCGTCCCCACCCACGCCACCCCCGTTACCCCGACACCTTCCTCGGTTTCGATCCTCGCTCAAGCGACGGACATTACCGACTTGGCCCAAGAGTTCATCACCGAACTCGCCGAGGCAAAATATGCCGTCGCTGTCCAAAAATACGACAGCGAACTTAGAGAAAGCGTTACGCCCCAAACTCTCGAAGCCGAATGGACCGACATGATCGCCAAAACGGGCGCCTTTGAAAATATCGTCAATGTCGAAGTCGATACGGTGGATAGCTCCCAGATTGCCGTGGTTACTTGCGAATTTGAAAACACGACGATCGACATTCTGGTGATTTTTAATACCGACGGCAATATCACCGCATTCAACTATCCCGACGAAATCTAA
- a CDS encoding YifB family Mg chelatase-like AAA ATPase — MLARIWSASLVGIDAVKVGVEVDVSGGLPGIVVVGLPDTAVQESRERVKAALKNSGFAFPQRKIVVNLTPADLRKEGPCFDLPIAVGILAASEQVNPEPLRDSLFLGELSLDGSLRPVAGVLPIAAAAAQLGIRALIVPEANAREAAVVEGIDVYGCRHVDEVADLLNCPDRYSPLTLDRHAELNQGRSPALDLCDVKGQAHARRALEIAAAGGHNLIFVGPPGSGKTMLARRLPGILPPLNFIEALEVTQIHSVAGLLKERGKLVGDRPYRSPHHSASGPSLVGGGTYPRPGEISLAHRGVLFLDELTEFKRDVLEFLRQPLEDGYVSISRTRQSVTFPAQFTLVASTNPCPCGYFGDPLQACTCSPRQREQYWAKLSGPLMDRIDLQVAVNRLKPEEITRQPTGESSTPVRERVMAARDRACKRFKTVANLQCNADMQSTHIRQWCALDEATRNLLEGAIRKLGLSARASDRILKVARTIADLSGEDDLKTVHVAEAIQYRTIDRMQ; from the coding sequence GTGCTAGCTCGAATTTGGAGTGCGTCCCTAGTCGGCATTGATGCCGTCAAAGTCGGAGTCGAAGTCGATGTTTCCGGCGGACTTCCGGGCATCGTCGTCGTCGGACTGCCCGATACTGCCGTTCAGGAATCCCGCGAACGAGTCAAAGCCGCACTCAAAAATTCTGGTTTTGCCTTTCCCCAACGTAAAATCGTCGTCAATTTAACCCCGGCAGACTTGCGCAAAGAAGGCCCGTGCTTCGATTTGCCGATCGCTGTGGGCATTCTCGCCGCTTCCGAACAAGTCAACCCCGAACCATTACGCGATTCCCTCTTTTTAGGCGAACTCTCCCTCGACGGCAGTTTGCGACCCGTCGCCGGAGTGTTGCCGATCGCCGCCGCCGCCGCCCAACTGGGGATCCGCGCCCTCATCGTCCCGGAAGCAAACGCCCGAGAAGCTGCGGTCGTCGAAGGCATCGACGTTTACGGCTGCCGCCACGTGGACGAAGTCGCCGACTTGCTCAATTGCCCCGACCGCTACAGCCCCTTAACACTCGACCGACACGCCGAACTCAACCAGGGGCGATCGCCCGCACTCGACTTGTGCGATGTCAAAGGACAAGCCCACGCCCGTCGCGCCTTGGAAATTGCCGCCGCCGGAGGTCACAACCTCATTTTTGTCGGACCCCCGGGCAGTGGCAAAACCATGCTCGCCCGCCGCTTACCCGGGATTCTCCCGCCCCTCAACTTTATCGAAGCCTTAGAAGTCACCCAAATTCACTCCGTGGCGGGCCTGTTAAAAGAACGGGGCAAATTGGTCGGCGATCGCCCCTACCGCAGTCCCCACCATTCCGCCTCCGGCCCGTCTCTCGTCGGCGGCGGCACCTATCCGCGTCCCGGCGAAATCTCCCTCGCCCATCGCGGGGTCCTCTTCCTCGACGAACTCACCGAGTTCAAACGCGACGTTTTAGAATTCTTGCGGCAACCTTTAGAAGACGGTTACGTCAGTATCTCTCGCACTCGCCAATCGGTCACCTTTCCCGCCCAATTTACCCTCGTGGCCAGCACTAACCCCTGTCCCTGCGGCTATTTCGGCGATCCCCTCCAAGCGTGTACCTGTTCGCCGCGCCAACGAGAACAATATTGGGCGAAACTCTCCGGCCCGCTCATGGACCGCATTGACTTGCAAGTGGCGGTCAACCGCCTCAAGCCGGAAGAAATTACCCGGCAACCGACCGGAGAATCCTCCACCCCCGTGCGCGAACGAGTGATGGCGGCACGCGATCGCGCCTGCAAGCGCTTTAAAACCGTCGCCAACCTCCAATGTAATGCGGACATGCAAAGCACCCACATCCGCCAGTGGTGCGCCCTCGACGAGGCCACTCGCAACCTGCTCGAAGGGGCTATCCGCAAACTCGGTCTCTCGGCCCGGGCCAGCGATCGCATCCTCAAAGTCGCCCGCACGATCGCCGATCTTTCCGGAGAGGACGACTTAAAAACCGTCCATGTGGCAGAGGCGATCCAATACCGGACCATAGATAGAATGCAGTAG
- the mrdA gene encoding penicillin-binding protein 2 — MISQQFFSSVVSSGDRAHRSQVGRAIVIMLVVTSLIGACLTRLAQLQLVEGDYHQQRAEENRIRLVPVPAARGAILDRQGKILAANRLSRSVYVWPQEQSPEEWYTTATKLAPILKLPVENIVERIEQMGYRSAMPVRVSQNLSQEAFVALGERADEFPGLEIRVETSRQYPQGSLAAHVLGYISEANAEDLKAHPEYPMGITIGKTGIERALNDYLTGKWGNLLIEVNAQGEELRELGMRSPESGKSVQLTLDLAVQKTAEIALGDRQGAVVALDVNTGAILAMASHSTFDPNIFTRPVKAAEWEHLQAPENPLLNRALQGYPPGSTFKIVTAAAGIESGTFSPDVMLATSSYITVGGFQFHEHSGGYGTIGIRDALAYSSNTFFYQMGLAAGPEAISKWGKLLGIGTNTDLEFLGLDGGQHGSIPTPEEKQELYGQPWYAGDTVTMAIGQGLVLVTPLELAVMVATVANGGNRIKPHLLTSQTNTPETKPIPTGIAPETIAVIKEGLTAVVQKGTARRLNDGTIPLTAGKTGTSEVIGQPSHALYVAFGPAVKPEIAIAVVVENGGYGGVAAAPIAHEIFKTYFNGTTPKTSAATP; from the coding sequence ATGATTAGCCAACAGTTCTTTTCTTCGGTCGTCAGTTCCGGCGATCGCGCCCATCGATCCCAAGTCGGTCGCGCGATCGTCATCATGTTAGTGGTCACGAGTTTGATCGGAGCCTGTCTCACGCGCTTGGCACAACTCCAGTTAGTGGAGGGAGATTACCACCAACAGCGTGCGGAAGAAAACCGGATCCGCCTGGTTCCGGTTCCGGCGGCGCGCGGGGCCATTCTTGACCGCCAGGGCAAAATCTTGGCCGCGAATCGCCTGTCGCGATCGGTCTACGTTTGGCCGCAGGAACAATCCCCAGAAGAATGGTATACAACTGCTACCAAACTCGCCCCGATTCTGAAGCTCCCCGTAGAGAACATCGTGGAGCGGATCGAGCAGATGGGGTATAGATCGGCGATGCCCGTGCGGGTTTCCCAAAACTTGAGCCAAGAAGCCTTCGTCGCCCTCGGAGAGCGGGCCGACGAATTTCCCGGTTTAGAAATCCGGGTGGAAACCAGTCGCCAATATCCTCAAGGATCCTTAGCGGCTCACGTCCTCGGCTACATTAGCGAAGCGAATGCGGAAGATCTCAAAGCCCATCCCGAATATCCGATGGGGATCACGATCGGCAAAACCGGGATCGAACGGGCGCTCAACGATTACCTCACGGGGAAATGGGGGAATCTACTGATCGAAGTCAACGCTCAAGGGGAAGAACTGCGCGAACTGGGGATGCGATCGCCCGAGTCGGGGAAATCGGTGCAACTGACCCTCGATCTGGCCGTGCAGAAAACCGCAGAAATAGCGCTCGGCGATCGTCAGGGCGCCGTCGTCGCCTTAGACGTCAATACCGGAGCCATTTTGGCGATGGCCAGTCACAGTACCTTCGACCCCAATATTTTCACCCGTCCGGTGAAAGCTGCCGAGTGGGAACACCTGCAAGCTCCGGAAAATCCCCTGCTCAACCGCGCCCTGCAAGGCTATCCCCCGGGCAGTACCTTTAAAATCGTCACGGCGGCGGCGGGAATCGAATCCGGCACCTTTTCGCCGGACGTGATGCTCGCTACCTCCTCTTACATTACCGTCGGCGGCTTCCAATTCCACGAACACAGTGGCGGCTACGGGACGATCGGGATTCGGGACGCCCTGGCGTACAGTAGCAACACCTTTTTCTATCAAATGGGTTTGGCTGCCGGACCCGAAGCCATTTCCAAATGGGGCAAGTTATTGGGCATCGGCACCAACACCGATTTAGAATTTTTAGGGCTCGACGGGGGCCAACACGGTTCGATTCCCACTCCGGAAGAGAAACAAGAACTGTACGGACAACCTTGGTATGCGGGGGATACGGTGACGATGGCGATCGGTCAGGGGTTGGTCTTGGTGACGCCCCTCGAATTGGCGGTCATGGTGGCGACGGTCGCCAATGGCGGCAATCGCATCAAACCGCACCTGTTGACGTCCCAAACTAACACCCCGGAAACGAAACCGATTCCGACCGGGATCGCCCCCGAGACGATCGCCGTCATTAAAGAGGGACTGACGGCGGTGGTTCAAAAAGGAACGGCGCGGCGTTTGAATGACGGCACGATTCCCCTGACTGCCGGAAAAACGGGTACTTCAGAAGTGATCGGCCAACCGTCTCACGCCTTATACGTAGCCTTCGGTCCGGCAGTCAAGCCGGAAATCGCGATCGCCGTGGTGGTAGAAAACGGCGGCTACGGCGGGGTAGCGGCGGCTCCGATCGCCCACGAAATTTTCAAAACCTATTTTAACGGGACGACGCCGAAAACGAGCGCGGCGACTCCGTAA
- the modA gene encoding molybdate ABC transporter substrate-binding protein — MNPQHKILALATLAIAAISAVLFQKINSSSSFQQGNHKEITVSAAISLTDAMQDIQAAYTAIAPDTTLTYNFAASGTLQRQIEQGAPVDVFLSAGVKQMDALDDRGLLVRGTRRDLLQNRIVAIAPSGTEAIADFRDLQKPEIKRIAIGEPETVPAGQYARELLLNLDIFEQIKPKIIFARNVRQVLTLVETGNVEAGIVYQTDALHSPRVEVEAIAPEGLHSRIIYPVAAIENRPNLETARGFVDFLESDRAREIFKTYGFIPLTKSENRSEDSTNF, encoded by the coding sequence ATGAATCCTCAACATAAAATCCTCGCCCTCGCTACCTTGGCGATCGCCGCTATCAGTGCAGTACTTTTTCAAAAAATAAACAGCTCTTCCTCGTTTCAGCAAGGGAATCACAAAGAAATAACCGTTTCTGCCGCCATTAGTTTGACGGATGCTATGCAAGATATTCAGGCCGCGTACACCGCGATCGCCCCGGACACCACCCTCACCTACAACTTCGCCGCCTCGGGGACATTACAGCGTCAAATCGAACAAGGGGCGCCCGTCGATGTTTTCCTGTCCGCCGGAGTCAAACAGATGGACGCCCTCGACGATCGCGGTTTGCTGGTTCGAGGAACCCGCCGGGACTTATTGCAAAATCGGATCGTGGCGATCGCCCCATCCGGAACGGAGGCGATCGCCGACTTTCGCGACTTACAAAAGCCAGAAATTAAACGGATCGCCATTGGAGAACCGGAAACCGTACCCGCAGGACAATATGCACGCGAATTACTCCTAAATTTAGACATTTTCGAGCAAATTAAACCCAAAATAATCTTTGCACGTAACGTGCGTCAGGTGCTGACCTTGGTCGAAACCGGGAACGTCGAAGCCGGAATCGTCTATCAAACCGACGCCTTACATTCCCCCCGGGTCGAAGTCGAGGCGATCGCCCCCGAAGGACTGCATTCAAGAATTATTTATCCGGTAGCGGCGATCGAGAACCGTCCAAATCTAGAAACCGCACGCGGGTTCGTGGACTTTTTAGAAAGCGATCGCGCCCGGGAAATTTTTAAAACGTATGGGTTTATACCGTTGACAAAATCTGAAAATAGATCGGAGGACTCTACGAATTTTTAA